A segment of the Psilocybe cubensis strain MGC-MH-2018 chromosome 5, whole genome shotgun sequence genome:
GTCTTCAGAACCCATCTCTACTTCCATTTCACGGCCTCGCAAACCAGAAGCCTCCAAACCCAAATCTAAGACCTCAAAGGTTGCTGTTCCCGAGCCCGAAtcagatgaggaagaagaacccGAAGAGGCTGAGCTTGAAGAATCAAATAACGAATCTGACCTGCACGGATTTTCAACGGACGACGATGACTCCTCTGACGAAGAGGATGCCATGGACGATGAACCATCCGCGTTTGATGTAGCGAAGCTGCCCACCGTTGCAAAGGACGATGCATCTGTCAAACGCAAGTTGGAGAAGGCCAAGAAACAGCCGGTATGTTATTCTCCTTCGCAGTGATAATCTACTTAGCCCGTTTACAGATTGAAGACACCGGTGTCCTGTTCCTCGGTCGTCTGCCCCATGGATTCTATGAAGATCAGCTCAAGGCCTACTTCTCGCAATTCGGAAACGTTACGCGGCTACGGATTTCTCGCAACAAAAAGGTCCAGTTTCACTTTCCAACATCTTGATATCTATATTTAACAGAACCAATGTTAGACTGGGAAGTCGAAGCACTATGGGTTCATTGAATTCGATTCACTAGCGGTCGCCAAAATCGTCGCCGAGACTATGGATAACTATCTTTTGATGGGCCATATTCTCCGGTGTAAACTCATTCCCAAGGGAGAAGTTCACCCTGAGTTGTGGGTCGGTGCCAACAGGAAATGGAGAGTTGTCCCAAAAGAACAAGTAGCCCGCGCAGAACACAACAAGGTAAATCTTTCTCAATACACTATTGAAATATTCTCATGTGTCCGATTAGCCTCGCACTCAATCTGAGCAGGCTAAAGCGTCAAAACGACTTTTGAAGCGACAGGAAGAGCGCAAGCAAAAACTTGCCAAAGCTAATATCAATTATAATTTCGATGCTGTTAGTTATGTAGGTCCTTTAATCAATCCAAGATGAGTATCGCTCTAATGAATTGTGACAGAAAAAGCCTACCGAAATCAAAGTGTGATTGACATGTTTTTGTCCCTTACCAATTTTTTGTGTCTCGTCAGGATATAACGTTTTATACATTTCTCATTCCGTTGATTTTCTTCGACACACTTTATTTAAATCAACGCCCAATCCCTCTCATGTAGCCAATCTGGCCAAACCCGCTAGAATTTGTACTCCTGCCTTGGCACCATCCACCACACGA
Coding sequences within it:
- a CDS encoding putative RNA-binding protein (putative RNA-binding protein C1827.05c), with translation MPATNKSTKKSAHKSAEKAPVAAVPAAESSSKPSKSLKRKKEVEHAESKPEETEPVTVFKKVKKDDVREKKPSTAPQTSEDQEMIVDLVAEKPAKEKADKKKKYTAKEVGKHVAASDAEEKTAEIAKKPKGGKAVAPAPPSSDPPAAQKIKGTKKSKSSEPISTSISRPRKPEASKPKSKTSKVAVPEPESDEEEEPEEAELEESNNESDLHGFSTDDDDSSDEEDAMDDEPSAFDVAKLPTVAKDDASVKRKLEKAKKQPIEDTGVLFLGRLPHGFYEDQLKAYFSQFGNVTRLRISRNKKTGKSKHYGFIEFDSLAVAKIVAETMDNYLLMGHILRCKLIPKGEVHPELWVGANRKWRVVPKEQVARAEHNKPRTQSEQAKASKRLLKRQEERKQKLAKANINYNFDAVSYKKPTEIKV